Proteins co-encoded in one Sphingopyxis sp. BE259 genomic window:
- a CDS encoding isocitrate lyase yields the protein MGYQEDMAQAGRLIRDYDGTWDGISGESIARMRAQNKFRTGLDVARYTARIMRADMAAYDADPANYTQSLGCWHGFIAQQKMISIKKHFGNVKGRYIYLSGWMIAALRSEFGPLPDQSMHEKTSVPALIEEIYTFLRQADARELGGLFRELDAARAEGDELKAKQIQASIDNHETHVVPIIADIDAGFGNAEATYLLAKKMIEAGACALQIENQVSDEKQCGHQDGKVTVPHEDFIAKIRACRYAFMELGVEDGIIVTRTDSLGAGLTKQIAFSKEPGDLADQYNSFLDCEEVDGAGNPGDVLINRDGKLMRPKRLPSNLYQFRPGTGEDRCVMDCIASLQNGADLLWIETEKPHIEQIAGMVDRIREVVPNAKLAYNNSPSFNWTLNFRQQVFDAWQAEGKDVSAYDRAKLMSVDYDGTALGDEADNRIRTFQRDSAKRAGIFHHLITLPTYHTAALSTDNLAKEYFGDEAMLGYVKGVQRAEIRQGIACVKHQNMSGSDIGDDHKEYFAGEAALKAAGKDNTMNQFAA from the coding sequence ATGGGTTACCAGGAAGACATGGCACAGGCAGGCCGCCTCATCCGCGATTACGACGGCACATGGGATGGCATCAGCGGCGAAAGCATCGCCCGCATGCGCGCCCAGAACAAGTTCCGCACCGGCCTCGACGTCGCCCGCTATACTGCGCGCATCATGCGTGCCGACATGGCCGCCTATGACGCCGACCCCGCGAATTACACCCAGTCGCTCGGCTGCTGGCACGGCTTTATCGCGCAGCAGAAGATGATCTCGATCAAGAAGCATTTCGGCAACGTCAAGGGCCGCTACATCTATCTGTCTGGCTGGATGATCGCCGCGCTGCGCAGCGAATTCGGCCCGCTGCCCGATCAGTCGATGCACGAAAAGACCAGCGTTCCGGCGCTGATCGAAGAAATCTACACCTTCCTGCGCCAGGCTGACGCGCGCGAGCTGGGTGGCTTGTTCCGCGAACTCGACGCCGCGCGCGCTGAAGGCGACGAGCTGAAGGCGAAGCAGATTCAGGCAAGCATCGACAACCACGAAACGCACGTTGTGCCGATCATCGCCGACATCGACGCGGGCTTCGGCAATGCCGAGGCGACGTACCTCCTTGCCAAGAAGATGATCGAGGCCGGCGCGTGTGCGCTCCAGATCGAAAACCAGGTTTCGGATGAGAAGCAGTGCGGCCACCAGGACGGCAAGGTCACCGTACCGCACGAGGATTTCATCGCGAAAATCCGCGCCTGCCGCTACGCCTTCATGGAACTGGGCGTCGAGGATGGCATCATCGTCACCCGCACCGACAGCCTGGGGGCGGGGCTGACCAAGCAGATCGCTTTCTCGAAAGAGCCCGGCGACCTCGCCGACCAATATAACAGCTTCCTCGATTGCGAAGAGGTTGACGGCGCGGGCAACCCCGGCGACGTCCTGATCAACCGCGATGGCAAGCTGATGCGCCCGAAGCGCCTGCCCTCGAACCTCTATCAGTTTCGCCCCGGCACGGGCGAGGACCGCTGCGTCATGGATTGCATTGCTAGCCTGCAGAACGGCGCCGACCTGCTGTGGATCGAGACCGAAAAGCCGCACATCGAACAGATCGCCGGCATGGTCGACCGCATCCGCGAAGTCGTTCCCAACGCAAAGCTCGCGTACAACAATTCGCCGAGCTTCAACTGGACGCTGAACTTCCGCCAGCAGGTGTTCGACGCCTGGCAGGCCGAGGGCAAGGACGTTAGCGCCTATGACCGCGCCAAGCTGATGAGCGTCGATTACGACGGCACCGCGCTTGGCGACGAAGCCGACAATCGCATTCGTACTTTCCAGCGCGATTCGGCGAAGCGGGCGGGCATCTTCCACCACCTGATCACCCTGCCAACCTATCACACCGCGGCGCTGTCGACCGACAATCTCGCCAAGGAATATTTCGGCGACGAGGCGATGCTGGGGTACGTCAAGGGCGTCCAGCGCGCAGAAATCCGCCAGGGGATCGCCTGCGTCAAGCACCAGAACATGTCGGGCAGCGACATCGGCGACGACCATAAGGAATATTTCGCTGGCGAAGCGGCTCTGAAGGCCGCTGGCAAGGACAACACGATGAACCAGTTCGCCGCATAA
- a CDS encoding short-chain fatty acyl-CoA regulator family protein, whose protein sequence is MAERRVFAGPAVRKVRREAGMTQAAMAESLDISPSYLNLIEHGQRPLSATVIVKLAERFGFDAATLGVDAVPGGAAGLRRRLSDARFADLGIGAQEVEEWLAAAPTTAAAFARLFDAAPEAGAALQEEAPEVAAVRRAIEKWRNHFADLDAKAEELADELRLAGGDLYGTISERLRTRHQLGIRILPSDVMPDRLRWLDWHARQLMLSELLRPASRTFQAAATLAQIEAKAEIDALVAGAEFAESAAARLFERHLVHYFAAALMMPYSRFLRACDATGYDLLLLQRRFGAGYEQVAHRLTTLQRVGARGLPFFMLRIDRAGQGSKRYAGASQSPLVDGDTRCPLWGVHEAFARPGEVIADLVELEDGSRWFTQSRSVAAPGATGSGTPARFAVCVGVDAKVAAPLVAARGIDLMRSPATPIGLGCRRCTRTGCVQRSMPPLGRPLRFRDGERGVSAFDFAGD, encoded by the coding sequence ATGGCGGAGCGACGGGTGTTTGCGGGGCCGGCGGTGCGCAAGGTGCGGCGCGAGGCGGGGATGACGCAGGCGGCGATGGCCGAGTCGCTGGATATTTCGCCAAGCTACCTCAATCTGATCGAGCACGGCCAGCGGCCCTTGTCCGCGACGGTGATCGTCAAGCTGGCCGAGCGCTTCGGCTTCGATGCCGCGACGCTGGGCGTCGATGCGGTGCCGGGCGGCGCGGCGGGGCTGCGGCGGCGGTTGTCCGATGCACGCTTTGCCGATCTGGGGATCGGCGCGCAGGAGGTCGAGGAGTGGCTGGCAGCCGCGCCGACGACCGCCGCGGCCTTTGCCCGCCTGTTCGATGCGGCGCCCGAAGCGGGCGCGGCTTTACAGGAAGAAGCGCCCGAAGTTGCCGCGGTGCGCCGCGCGATCGAGAAATGGCGCAATCATTTCGCCGATCTGGACGCGAAGGCCGAGGAGCTGGCCGACGAACTGCGGCTGGCGGGCGGCGACCTTTATGGCACGATTTCCGAGCGTTTGCGCACCCGGCATCAGCTGGGCATCCGCATCCTGCCGTCGGACGTGATGCCCGATCGCCTTCGCTGGCTCGACTGGCACGCGCGGCAACTTATGCTGAGCGAATTGCTGCGCCCCGCGTCGCGCACATTCCAGGCGGCGGCGACGCTGGCGCAAATCGAGGCGAAGGCCGAGATCGACGCGCTGGTTGCGGGCGCCGAATTTGCCGAGAGCGCAGCAGCGCGCCTGTTCGAGCGGCATCTGGTCCACTATTTCGCCGCGGCCCTGATGATGCCGTACAGCCGCTTCCTGCGCGCCTGCGATGCGACGGGATACGACCTGCTGCTGCTCCAACGGCGTTTCGGCGCGGGATATGAGCAGGTCGCGCACCGCCTGACGACGCTGCAGCGCGTCGGGGCGCGCGGGCTGCCCTTCTTCATGCTGCGCATCGACCGCGCGGGGCAGGGCAGCAAACGCTATGCCGGGGCGAGCCAGTCGCCGCTGGTTGACGGCGATACGCGCTGCCCGCTGTGGGGCGTCCACGAAGCCTTTGCGCGCCCCGGCGAAGTGATCGCCGATCTGGTCGAGCTGGAGGACGGGTCGCGATGGTTCACGCAATCGCGCAGCGTTGCGGCGCCGGGGGCGACTGGCAGCGGGACGCCTGCGCGCTTTGCGGTGTGTGTCGGGGTCGACGCGAAGGTCGCGGCGCCCTTGGTCGCGGCGCGGGGGATCGACCTGATGCGCAGCCCCGCAACCCCGATTGGCCTAGGATGCCGCCGCTGCACGCGCACCGGATGTGTGCAACGGTCGATGCCGCCGCTGGGCCGGCCTTTGCGGTTCAGGGATGGCGAGCGCGGGGTAAGTGCGTTCGATTTTGCGGGCGATTGA
- a CDS encoding RidA family protein, whose product MTSPNVRSPHYSPFTRGAGLIFTSGQLPRRQGRATSLASASFKEQAQQALANLQSVLSEAGADLSQVVKTTVYLSDMGDWPELDEVYGQFFGPVRPARSVVPTGPLHFGFRIKIEAIALASD is encoded by the coding sequence ATGACGTCGCCAAATGTCCGCTCCCCGCATTATTCGCCGTTCACGCGCGGCGCTGGCCTGATCTTCACTTCGGGCCAGCTGCCGCGGCGACAGGGCCGGGCCACGTCGCTGGCCAGCGCGTCGTTCAAGGAACAGGCGCAGCAAGCGCTGGCCAATTTGCAGTCGGTCCTCAGCGAGGCGGGGGCCGACCTGTCGCAGGTGGTCAAAACGACCGTCTATCTCAGCGACATGGGCGACTGGCCCGAACTCGACGAGGTCTATGGCCAATTCTTCGGCCCAGTGCGTCCGGCACGGAGCGTGGTGCCAACAGGGCCGCTGCATTTCGGTTTCCGGATCAAAATCGAGGCAATTGCGCTCGCATCCGACTAG
- a CDS encoding catalase, which yields MPKKPAPSPATDNQLHDHQPGAGQSAFATEHGNGGELHQTASADADPAAYLTDNFGHRIADNQNSLRAGGRGPTLLEDFVLREKIFHFDHERIPERIVHARGSGAHGVFECTKAIPGLTTASILQTAGATCPVFVRFSTVAGGAGSVDTARDVRGFAVKLYTDSGNWDLVGNNIPVFFIQDAMKFPDLVHSVKMEADRGYPQAGSAHDTFWDFIGLMPEAMHMIMWAMSDRTIPRSLRMIEGFGVHTFRLVNAKGDGKFVKFHWKPVLGIQSTTWDEAVKIAGADPDFHRRDLFEAIDAGDFPAWDLGVQVFDEAFAAKQPYDVLDATKLIPEEDVPVEIVGRMTLNRNIDNFFAETEQVAFLPSNIIPGIDFSNDPLLQGRLFSYLDTQKSRLGTTNFHQIPINAPKCPFHNFQRDGMMQTLVPTGRANYEPNSLAEAGENGGPRASAATGFRTFATNDERNDPTQKLRIRAKLFADHFSQARMFYLSQTENEQAHIASALVFELSKVTLDHVRVRVVGQLRNIDDDLAKRVADGLAIDLPAKEKAARAPVDLKPSDALSIQKNADDTMEGRKVAILFAEGSDKAAIDALKAAIEKAGGTAFLVAPKVGGIKVKGGTLKADGQLAGSPSVLFDAVASILTEEQAVLLSKQGAAVQWFMDAFGHCKTIAHDEATRILLDKASVEKDGGVVALDSFAKVGTRRHWAREAKVRDLA from the coding sequence TTGCCCAAAAAACCTGCCCCCTCGCCCGCCACCGACAACCAGCTGCACGATCACCAGCCCGGCGCCGGACAGTCGGCCTTCGCGACCGAGCACGGCAATGGCGGAGAGCTCCACCAAACCGCCTCGGCCGACGCCGACCCCGCCGCCTATCTCACCGACAACTTCGGCCATCGCATCGCCGACAACCAGAACTCGCTGCGCGCAGGCGGACGCGGCCCGACCTTGCTCGAGGATTTTGTCCTCCGCGAAAAAATCTTCCATTTCGACCATGAGCGCATCCCCGAACGCATCGTTCACGCCCGCGGCTCGGGCGCGCATGGTGTGTTCGAATGCACCAAAGCGATCCCGGGACTGACAACCGCGTCGATCCTCCAGACTGCGGGCGCTACCTGCCCCGTCTTTGTCCGCTTCTCGACCGTCGCCGGCGGCGCCGGGTCGGTCGATACGGCGCGCGACGTGCGGGGCTTTGCGGTCAAGCTCTATACCGACAGCGGCAATTGGGACCTGGTCGGCAACAACATCCCGGTCTTCTTCATCCAGGACGCGATGAAATTCCCCGACCTCGTCCACAGCGTCAAGATGGAGGCCGACCGCGGCTATCCGCAGGCGGGCAGCGCGCACGATACCTTCTGGGACTTCATCGGCCTGATGCCAGAGGCGATGCACATGATCATGTGGGCGATGTCCGACCGCACGATCCCGCGCAGCCTGCGCATGATCGAGGGGTTCGGCGTCCACACGTTCCGCCTCGTCAATGCGAAGGGTGACGGCAAATTCGTCAAATTCCACTGGAAGCCGGTGCTCGGCATCCAGTCGACAACATGGGACGAGGCGGTCAAGATCGCCGGTGCCGACCCCGATTTCCACCGCCGCGATCTGTTCGAGGCGATCGACGCGGGCGACTTCCCCGCGTGGGATCTGGGCGTGCAGGTCTTCGACGAAGCCTTTGCCGCCAAACAGCCCTATGACGTACTCGACGCGACCAAACTGATCCCCGAAGAAGATGTACCGGTCGAGATCGTCGGCCGCATGACGCTCAACCGCAATATCGACAATTTCTTTGCCGAAACCGAACAGGTCGCCTTCCTGCCGTCGAACATCATCCCCGGTATCGACTTCAGCAACGATCCGCTGCTCCAGGGCCGTCTCTTCTCCTACCTCGACACCCAAAAGTCGCGGCTGGGTACGACCAATTTCCACCAGATCCCGATCAACGCGCCCAAATGCCCGTTCCACAATTTCCAGCGCGACGGGATGATGCAGACGCTGGTTCCGACCGGGCGCGCCAATTACGAGCCCAACAGTCTGGCCGAAGCAGGCGAGAACGGCGGGCCGCGCGCCAGTGCGGCGACCGGCTTCCGCACCTTTGCCACCAACGATGAACGCAACGACCCGACGCAGAAACTGCGCATACGCGCCAAACTCTTCGCCGATCATTTCAGCCAGGCGCGGATGTTCTACCTGTCGCAGACAGAAAATGAACAAGCGCATATTGCCTCGGCGCTGGTGTTCGAACTGTCGAAGGTGACACTCGACCATGTGCGCGTCCGCGTCGTCGGCCAGCTGCGCAACATCGACGACGACCTTGCCAAGCGCGTCGCCGACGGCCTCGCCATCGACCTTCCGGCCAAGGAAAAGGCGGCGCGCGCGCCCGTCGATCTCAAACCCTCCGACGCGCTGTCGATCCAGAAGAATGCCGACGACACGATGGAAGGCCGCAAGGTCGCCATCCTCTTTGCCGAAGGATCGGACAAGGCCGCAATCGACGCGCTAAAAGCCGCGATCGAAAAGGCGGGCGGCACCGCTTTCCTCGTCGCGCCCAAGGTCGGCGGTATCAAAGTCAAGGGCGGCACGCTCAAGGCCGACGGCCAGCTCGCCGGATCGCCGTCGGTCTTGTTCGACGCGGTCGCGTCGATCCTGACTGAGGAACAGGCAGTGCTGCTGTCGAAACAGGGCGCCGCGGTGCAGTGGTTCATGGACGCTTTCGGCCATTGCAAGACGATCGCGCACGACGAGGCGACCCGGATCCTGCTCGACAAGGCAAGCGTGGAAAAGGACGGCGGCGTCGTCGCACTTGATAGCTTCGCCAAGGTCGGCACGCGGCGCCATTGGGCACGCGAAGCCAAGGTGCGCGATCTCGCCTGA